A stretch of Oncorhynchus mykiss isolate Arlee chromosome 12, USDA_OmykA_1.1, whole genome shotgun sequence DNA encodes these proteins:
- the LOC110538252 gene encoding phospholipase A2 has protein sequence MPALYRILLLFSVVIASMALQSPPRTKRGLLELAGVIKCSTGRSALAYMMYGCYCGLGGQGWPRDKADWCCHKHDCCYGDAEIAGCHTKTRKYQWTCEDRTAECDDLKDKCEKILCKCDREAAKCLRKAPFIRKYAMWPDFLCGCTLPTCNIY, from the exons ATGCCTGCACTTTATCGGATACTTCTACTGTTTTCTG TGGTAATAGCCTCTATGGCACTGCAGAGCCCCCCACGGACTAAGAGAGGGCTACTGGAGCTGGCAGGAGTCATCAAGTGCAGCACAGGCAGATCAGCCCTGGCTTATATGATGTATGGCTGCTACTGTGGACTGGGGGGTCAGGGCTGGCCCAGGGATAAAGCAGACTG GTGCTGTCACAAACATGACTGCTGCTACGGAGATGCAGAAATTGCTGGTTGCCACACCAAGACAAGAAAGTATCAATGGACATGTGAAGACAGGACTGCAGAATGTG ATGATCTCAAGGACAAATGTGAGAAGATTCTCTGCAAATGTGACAGGGAGGCAGCCAAATGCTTGAGAAAGGCACCTTTCATCCGGAAATATGCTATGTGGCCAGACTTTCTCTGTGGGTGTACACTGCCAACATGTAATATCTACTGA